Below is a window of Impatiens glandulifera chromosome 2, dImpGla2.1, whole genome shotgun sequence DNA.
GGAGCTTGTGGAAAATTTGTCGATTCTTCGCTTTTCCAATCTGATTTTTGAACCACTATGGTCAAGGCAGTATATAAGTAATGTGCAGCTAATCTTTTGCGAAGATTTTGGTACTGAAGGAAGAGGAGggtaactaactaattaaccaaCTCTCCTTAAGCTATTCTCATATTATGACAGATATTTTTACCAAATTTTTTTCCTGTTGtagatattttgataattacGGGATAATTAGAGACATAATGCAGAACCATCTCCTTCAAATACTAGCTCTCTTTGCTATGGAACCTCCTGTCAGCTTAGATGCTGAAGATGTTAGGAATGAGAAggtctttcttttctttggttTGTCTGTTAAagtaaattctattttttttaacctgAAATTTTGAATGCTCATAAGGTAAAAGTTCTTCGGTCAATGAGACCTTTGCAACTGGAGGATATTGTTATAGGACAATACACAAGCTCTACAAGAGAAGGGATAACGTATCCAGGATATATAGACGATAAAACTGTGCCAAAAGACAGCCTTACACCTACATTTTCCGCAGCTGCCCTTTTCATCAACAATGCTAGATGGGACGGAGTTCCATTTCTTATGAAAGCCGGAAAAGCTTTGCATAAGAAGAGGTTTGTAGAGCACCTATATTAAAAGCttgatttggaaattgaacttagtcaattgataaatttaagacTTGATTggttgtttttcttcttcttatattCCAGTACAGAGATCCGGGTACAGTTCAGAAAGGTGCCAGGcaatatattcaataaaaattcAAGGAGAGATGTAGAAGTTGGAACAAATGAGCTTGTGATCCATGTGCAGCCAGATGAAGCTATTTGCTTGAAGATCAATAACAAGGTCCCTGGAGTGGGAATGAAATTGGAGTGCAGTAACCTAAACCTTCTATACTCTGCAAGGT
It encodes the following:
- the LOC124925151 gene encoding glucose-6-phosphate 1-dehydrogenase, chloroplastic-like; protein product: MRPLQLEDIVIGQYTSSTREGITYPGYIDDKTVPKDSLTPTFSAAALFINNARWDGVPFLMKAGKALHKKSTEIRVQFRKVPGNIFNKNSRRDVEVGTNELVIHVQPDEAICLKINNKVPGVGMKLECSNLNLLYSARYLKEIPDAYERLVLDAIEGERRLFIRSDELDAAWSLFSPVLKELEEQKIIPEYYDYGSQGPFGADFLAAKYGVSWGNDHSPDNNL